TGCTGCGGCACCTGGTCCCCGAGGGGAACGTCGAGATCTTCCGGGACCCGACCAGCACCGTGTCGATCGTCGAGGTGCCGGTGCACAAGGAGTGGATCGGCCGGCCGCTGCGGGAGCTGGAGGAGTCCGCCGGAGCCCGGGTGGCGTACCTGATCCGCTTCGGGATCGGCACGCTGCCCACCGCCTCCACCGTGGTGCAGGAGGGCGACCAGGTCTTCATGCTGGTGACCGACGACATCATGGGGTCGGTCACGACGGCGGCGGCGACGCCGCCGGAAGGAGGGCACTGAGCATGCGCATCGCCATCGCCGGCGCCGGCAACGTCGGCCGGTCGATCGCCCAGGAGCTGATCGAGAACGGCCACCAGGTGATGCTGATCGAGCGGCAGCCCAAGATGCTCCGCCCGGACCGCGTGCCGGCCGCCGAGTGGGTGCTCGCCGACGCCTGCGAGCTGGCCAGCCTGGAGGAGGCCAACGTCGCCGGCTGCGACGTGGTGGTCGCCGCCACCGGCGACGACAAGGTCAACCTGGTGGTCTCGCTGCTGGCCAAGACCGAGTTCGCGGTCCCCCGGGTGGTCGCCCGGGTCAACCGCGCCGAGAACGAGTGGCTCTTCACCGACCAGTGGGGCGTCGACGTCGC
The window above is part of the Micromonospora inositola genome. Proteins encoded here:
- a CDS encoding potassium channel family protein, producing MRIAIAGAGNVGRSIAQELIENGHQVMLIERQPKMLRPDRVPAAEWVLADACELASLEEANVAGCDVVVAATGDDKVNLVVSLLAKTEFAVPRVVARVNRAENEWLFTDQWGVDVAVSKPRVMAALVEEAVTVGDLVRLMTFRQGEANLVEITLPPTAPYVGQPIHAVPLPRDAALVAILRGKRVLVPSPDDPIEAGDELIFVCTAQVEDEVRAVILGADSVERTRGTG